From a region of the Atribacteraceae bacterium genome:
- the tpiA gene encoding triose-phosphate isomerase, producing the protein MLRTMLIAGNWKMHMNRQETVGLLRALRTEIQDFDQSNVELAVFPPFTSLETALRELAGCGIALGAQNVFYEEKGAFTGETSAAMLMEAGCRYVLIGHSERRTIFGENDRTVNQKMNICLNKGLIPILCVGETGEERWAGNTFAVLNGQIVFALQGIEEELLERVVIAYEPVWAIGTGLAAGGEAAQEVHTFIRQTLADFTSPETAAKVRIVYGGSMTLATAPALFCQPDVDGGLIGGASLDSNSFSRIYLAARAAAGGRR; encoded by the coding sequence ATGCTCCGGACCATGCTGATTGCCGGGAACTGGAAAATGCATATGAATCGCCAGGAAACTGTCGGATTGCTCCGGGCGCTCCGAACGGAAATCCAGGACTTTGATCAATCCAATGTCGAACTGGCGGTTTTCCCTCCGTTTACTTCATTGGAGACTGCCCTGCGAGAGCTTGCCGGATGCGGTATCGCCCTGGGGGCCCAGAATGTCTTTTATGAAGAAAAGGGAGCCTTCACCGGTGAGACATCGGCGGCAATGTTGATGGAAGCCGGTTGCCGTTATGTTCTGATCGGACACTCGGAGCGCCGGACAATTTTTGGAGAAAATGACCGTACAGTCAACCAAAAGATGAACATTTGCCTAAATAAAGGTTTGATTCCCATTTTGTGCGTCGGTGAAACCGGAGAGGAACGCTGGGCCGGGAATACGTTTGCCGTTTTGAATGGGCAAATAGTGTTTGCTCTGCAGGGAATCGAGGAGGAGCTGCTCGAACGCGTTGTCATCGCTTATGAACCGGTGTGGGCGATCGGTACCGGGCTCGCTGCCGGTGGGGAGGCAGCCCAGGAGGTGCATACCTTTATCCGGCAAACTCTTGCTGATTTCACCTCCCCGGAAACGGCGGCAAAAGTTCGGATTGTCTATGGAGGGAGCATGACGCTGGCTACCGCCCCCGCGCTCTTTTGTCAGCCCGATGTCGACGGCGGATTGATCGGGGGAGCGAGTTTGGACAGCAATTCCTTCTCTCGTATTTACTTGGCGGCTCGGGCGGCGGCCGGGGGAAGAAGGTAA
- a CDS encoding BMC domain-containing protein, which produces MEITVLGVLELNSIAVGIKVLDSMVKAAPVRIIDAKTICPGKFFVLVTGTVAEVDASLTAGKRAGEGYLVDELFLPNLHPQVVPAVLGAVPCERWDAVAVVESFSVIASIEGADISAKTADVLVNEVRLATGMGGKSYWKIIGDIHEVTSAVEASVAVVSRKGLLCKQVIIPNPHPDIRPFFVV; this is translated from the coding sequence GGAAATAACCGTTTTGGGAGTTCTGGAACTTAACAGTATCGCGGTGGGCATAAAGGTGCTGGACAGTATGGTTAAGGCGGCCCCCGTTCGGATCATCGACGCGAAAACCATTTGTCCGGGTAAATTTTTTGTTCTGGTCACCGGAACAGTCGCGGAAGTCGATGCCTCATTGACTGCCGGGAAACGGGCTGGTGAGGGGTACTTGGTTGACGAACTCTTTCTGCCCAATCTTCATCCCCAGGTGGTTCCCGCCGTTTTGGGGGCGGTACCGTGTGAAAGATGGGACGCGGTCGCCGTGGTCGAGTCGTTTTCGGTCATAGCCAGCATCGAAGGCGCGGACATATCGGCAAAAACCGCCGACGTACTGGTGAATGAAGTCCGGCTGGCTACCGGGATGGGCGGAAAGTCTTACTGGAAAATCATCGGGGACATCCATGAGGTTACCTCCGCCGTGGAAGCCTCGGTTGCGGTGGTGAGCCGGAAAGGCTTGTTGTGTAAACAGGTGATCATACCCAATCCTCATCCTGATATTCGGCCGTTTTTTGTGGTGTAG